Proteins found in one Peptococcaceae bacterium genomic segment:
- a CDS encoding deoxyribonuclease IV — protein sequence MIIGAHVSISRGLSGAAAAAAEMTANTFQFFTRNPRGGSARRLEENDLEKGFVLMEEHKFGPIVAHAPYTYNLASPRSEVREFTISTLKDDMLRASQMKAPYLVLHPGTHGGQEEKTGLMLVGQGLRELLPVLPGDVSILIEGMAGEGSELGHSFDQLRAILEECGNHPQLGICLDTCHLTAAGYDLSKWKKVKEEFDRKIGLGRLKVVHLNDSVFPTGSRRDRHAKLGEGVLGLEVIKEIACDRDLRGIPLILETPNDNEGYAGEIALIKRLCGESY from the coding sequence ATGATTATCGGCGCGCATGTCTCCATCTCCAGGGGACTGTCGGGAGCAGCAGCCGCAGCAGCGGAAATGACGGCAAATACGTTTCAGTTTTTTACCAGAAATCCCCGCGGCGGCAGCGCCAGGCGGCTGGAGGAAAACGACCTCGAAAAGGGCTTCGTGCTGATGGAAGAACATAAATTCGGGCCTATTGTGGCCCACGCGCCCTATACATATAACCTGGCATCGCCCAGGTCAGAGGTAAGAGAATTCACCATCAGCACTTTAAAGGATGATATGCTCAGGGCTAGTCAAATGAAAGCGCCGTATCTTGTGCTGCACCCGGGGACCCACGGCGGGCAGGAAGAAAAAACTGGCCTGATGCTTGTTGGGCAGGGGCTTAGGGAGCTCCTGCCGGTTCTTCCGGGGGACGTGAGCATTCTCATCGAAGGGATGGCTGGGGAAGGATCCGAACTGGGCCATAGCTTTGACCAGCTTCGCGCTATTCTCGAAGAGTGCGGCAATCACCCGCAGCTGGGCATTTGCCTGGATACTTGCCATCTTACTGCGGCCGGTTATGACCTTTCGAAGTGGAAAAAAGTGAAAGAAGAGTTTGACCGCAAAATCGGCCTGGGAAGGTTGAAAGTTGTGCACCTCAATGATTCCGTGTTCCCAACCGGCTCAAGACGCGACCGCCATGCCAAACTCGGCGAGGGCGTTCTTGGTCTGGAGGTTATCAAGGAAATAGCCTGCGACAGGGATTTGCGGGGAATACCCCTTATCCTGGAGACACCTAACGATAACGAGGGTTACGCCGGGGAAATTGCCCTGATTAAAAGGCTGTGCGGCGAATCGTATTGA
- a CDS encoding methylated-DNA--[protein]-cysteine S-methyltransferase codes for MAGIKKKETLYYRDIDSPLGTFRLIADEKCLRFAGFHDGEQNFIPAGFELVGKNTPLLTWAGSEFAAYFRGGLKVFQIPYSFSGTSFQEKVWCEMAGIPYGERISYGELAKRTGSPRACRAVGQASNRNPLAVIVPCHRVVGHDGRLVGYGAGIARKAWLLELEQKH; via the coding sequence GTGGCGGGGATAAAAAAGAAAGAAACGCTGTATTACCGGGATATCGACAGCCCTCTGGGCACTTTTAGGTTGATAGCCGATGAAAAGTGCTTGCGTTTTGCCGGTTTTCACGATGGGGAACAGAATTTTATCCCGGCAGGATTCGAGCTTGTTGGTAAAAACACGCCGCTTCTTACCTGGGCCGGCAGCGAATTTGCAGCTTATTTCCGGGGAGGACTCAAGGTTTTCCAGATCCCTTACTCTTTTAGCGGAACGTCTTTTCAGGAAAAGGTTTGGTGTGAAATGGCCGGCATACCATACGGCGAGAGGATCAGCTACGGGGAGCTGGCTAAAAGGACCGGCAGTCCCAGAGCCTGCCGCGCTGTGGGCCAGGCCAGCAACCGCAATCCGCTGGCCGTTATAGTTCCCTGCCACAGGGTGGTAGGGCATGACGGGCGGCTGGTCGGATACGGAGCGGGCATTGCCAGAAAGGCCTGGCTGCTTGAACTGGAACAAAAGCATTAG
- a CDS encoding HAD family hydrolase: MKAVLFDLDGTLLPVEFNEFFKSYLEAISSYCSCLASPEAFIEELLRCTAIMMRNDGSCTNEELFMKHFLPALKLEKEDVYPVLERFYSTEFKKLKKCVKPSGLPSRVVEAVLAAGREVVLATNPLFPLAAVEERMRWAGIDRFPWRLVTSYETSRACKPNLLYYRDIFERLGLKPEDCWMVGNDREEDLAAGELGVRTFLVTDYLVDKGRSSTQADREGSLQDLLEFILEGGL, from the coding sequence ATGAAGGCTGTGCTTTTCGATCTCGACGGGACGCTTTTGCCGGTTGAGTTCAACGAGTTTTTCAAGTCTTACCTGGAGGCAATTTCTAGTTACTGCTCCTGTTTGGCCAGCCCGGAGGCCTTTATCGAAGAACTCTTAAGATGCACCGCGATCATGATGCGGAACGACGGGTCCTGTACAAATGAGGAACTCTTCATGAAACATTTTCTTCCCGCGTTGAAATTGGAAAAGGAAGATGTTTATCCGGTTTTGGAAAGGTTCTACTCCACTGAATTCAAGAAACTTAAGAAATGTGTCAAACCAAGCGGGTTACCCTCGCGCGTCGTGGAAGCCGTCCTCGCCGCCGGCCGGGAGGTGGTCCTGGCGACAAACCCCCTTTTCCCGCTCGCGGCCGTTGAAGAACGGATGCGCTGGGCAGGTATAGATCGTTTCCCCTGGCGGCTCGTGACCAGCTATGAGACAAGCCGCGCCTGCAAGCCTAACCTTCTCTATTACCGGGATATTTTTGAGAGGCTGGGTCTGAAGCCGGAAGACTGCTGGATGGTCGGCAATGACCGCGAAGAGGACCTGGCGGCAGGCGAACTGGGCGTCAGGACGTTCCTGGTAACCGATTACTTGGTCGATAAAGGCAGGTCATCGACGCAGGCGGACCGCGAGGGGTCGCTGCAGGATTTATTGGAGTTTATCCTGGAAGGCGGTTTATAG